In one Brassica oleracea var. oleracea cultivar TO1000 chromosome C9, BOL, whole genome shotgun sequence genomic region, the following are encoded:
- the LOC106316926 gene encoding uncharacterized protein LOC106316926, with protein MYSIPNGLNSYGDNTMNLHGSVPTQMNSSFGDPETKMFQSMFTTSVITNHHGLFSSSHASNCYRDSSSFGFNNSHAAYQMRTNMVSDVVDYFPINHNPQVSQISITQTITRRYSVIVPTRSLITAQNEYERAMDPNISYPSFYPQTFVDNQRTYPQSFVDNQSNILNPTPLSTIYPRNVNQFSFSSKQHHDQHVPHHQPVIKRRKFDEIFDGFDFEENGVYDGRTHSLPYEKYGPYTCPKCKNVFDTSQKFAAHISSVHYKNETVEEKAKRYSARNKRRFRKIDQTMHGESQMIQPEERVVEASGGNNNIASGIEASQQQLVVKEEPTYEP; from the coding sequence GAGACTAAAATGTTTCAATCAATGTTCACTACTTCTGTCATCACAAACCATCATGGTTTGTTCTCTTCCTCTCATGCTTCTAACTGTTATCGAGATTCATCTTCTTTTGGTTTCAATAATTCACATGCGGCTTATCAGATGAGAACCAACATGGTCTCTGATGTCGTTGATTACTTTCCTATTAACCATAACCCACAAGTTTCTCAAATCTCCATCACCCAAACTATCACAAGAAGGTACTCTGTTATAGTTCCTACCCGTAGTTTGATCACTGCCCAAAATGAATATGAACGTGCTATGGATCCCAACATTTCATATCCTTCCTTTTACCCTCAAACTTTTGTTGACAATCAGAGAACCTATCCTCAAAGTTTTGTTGACAATCAGAGCAACATCTTAAACCCTACACCTCTCAGTACCATTTATCCAAGGAATGTAAACCAGTTTTCTTTTTCATCAAAGCAACACCATGACCAACATGTTCCTCATCATCAACCAGTGATTAAACGTCGAAAATTTGATGAAATTTTTGACGGTTTTGATTTTGAGGAGAATGGTGTATACGATGGTCGGACACACAGCCTACCGTATGAAAAGTACGGTCCATATACATGTCCCAAATGCAAAAACGTGTTTGATACTTCACAAAAATTTGCAGCGCATATATCTTCGGTTCACTACAAGAATGAGACGGTCGAAGAAAAAGCAAAGAGATACAGCGCGAGGAACAAAAGAAGATTCCGTAAGATAGACCAAACAATGCATGGCGAATCTCAGATGATCCAACCCGAAGAAAGAGTTGTAGAGGCAAGCGGAGGCAACAACAACATTGCAAGTGGCATTGAGGCTTCTCAACAACAGCTGGTTGTTAAGGAAGAACCTACTTATGAACCATGA